The Solea senegalensis isolate Sse05_10M linkage group LG12, IFAPA_SoseM_1, whole genome shotgun sequence DNA segment TGCTTTAAAAGAGAGattcttcactcactcattcatcttctagcacttaatcctctacatgagggtcacaggggacACTGGTGCCCATCCCAACTGACATAAGGCGAAAGCCTGGGTACACTGTGGCCCTTCACTACAGCCTACATatgatgtttatgtttacattgtggAAAAAGAGTGTAAGAAGGTCCTTAAGGATCAGTCTTTTGGTTTGTGTACCCACTTTAAACATTAGTGTCTTACATAGAGCCccacaaaatgttgtttgtttcattaacacatctctatcatctggttgctttccggactctcttaaagaggccatagtgacccccctccttcaaaaacccacccttgacccatctgaagtaaataactacagacctgtctctcttcttccttttctctccaaaactctggagcgtgctatctttaatcaactctcctcctaccttcatcagaacaaccttcttgatcctcttcagtctggttttaaagcaggtcactcaaccgaaactgcacttcttgctgtcactgagcaactccacactgccagggctgcctctctctcctctgtgctcatcctcttggacctttctgcagcgtttgacacagttaaccaccagatccttacttcctcccttcaagaactaggtgtctcaggctctgcacgtACCCTACTCtagtcctatcttcaaaaccgaacatacagagtaacctggagaggatctgtgtcgaaaccctgtcctctagctactggggtccctcagggttctgtcttgggccctctcctcttctctctatacaccaactctcttggttctgttattctctctcatggtttttcctatcacagctacgccgatgacacccaactcattctctcttttcccagctccgacacacatgtagcagaacggatctccgcttgtctgaccgacttctctcagtggatgtctgaccatcacctgaaactcaatctcgacaagactgagtttctttttctcccaggaaagggctctcccaccacagatctaaccatcaccctcgacaactctgtggtagctccttctcataccgcaaggaacctgggtgcgACACTTGAACACCATTTCTCCCTCACTGCCagcattgctgcaacagctcgatcttgcagatacatgttgcacaacatcagaaggattcggcctcttctaacccagaaggcggcacaggttctggtccaggctcttgtcatctcacgcttggattactgcaactccttcctggctggtctccctgcgtgtgccatacgacctctgcaactcatccagaatgcagcagctcgactggtcttcaacttaccaaaattctcccacactacaccgctcctccgctcccttcactggcttcctgtagctgctcgcatccgcttcaagaccctagtgcttgcgttccatgctacaaacggatccggtccatgatcaaaacctacaccccagctcgcccactccgctctgcatcggcaaaccggcttgctcccccctcactgagaggatcccagaggcattcgcagaactcgagactgttcactgtcctggctcccaaatggtggaacgagctccccatcaacacccggacagcggaaagcctcaaCATCTTCTGCCGCCttctaccttgactaagacgacggcgacaaaaaaaaacaaaaaaccaaaaaaaaaacgtatacatcgcacttatgactagcacttcatagtttggcttacttgaagctcttacttacttctagctcttatttgtacccaaatgtttaaatgcacttattgtaagtcgctttggataaaagcgtctgctaaatgacatgtaatgtaatgtaatgtaatgtaatgtaatgtttgtgttattttcatccGTTTTGCAGTATCGTGTATTAAACTGTGTGTCTGAATTGGGATTCATTTGGATAATAAACATGTTGGGGTCATTTAGTTCAACTGAATTTGAGTTTTCCCTCATTATGAGGGAAAAAGAATGACAAATGAAACCTCTTTGATTTTGCTTATTGTGAAATCTTGTCTTGTTTGACATGTCattgttctgcttcactttttTCAATTTGGTTTGtagatgtgtatgtgtatgtgtgtgtgtgtgtgtgggctatTCCATATTTGACAACACAAAGTGTAGGTGGTCGTGTTTGTGGTTAAAACCTTTTTAGTGAGAATCCGAGAAGGTGTGTGAGAgcatggaaaataaaagaacactgtattttactgtgttgctgctggtgAAAATGGTTACTTAATATCGGCCTCATctcacagatttgttttcataatctgACATTAACACCATCTTTAGGTCCGAATACATCACAGGCCTGAAAGGAAACTCTTAGTTTGAGCCGAAAGCTTTGTCTGAGTTTGAGTTTCACTTTGATATTCTGTTTCCTTTTTCTGGATGAAGTGAAATCCAACCACATTTTCCCACTGTTATATTTAGGAGTGATTATTTGTGCGTGTTCTGCATTTAAGTAAGAACTCTGGAAAATAAGTTAGAACTGAAAGAAGACTTCTGACTCGAAAGAGCCAGAGGTCTGGCCTGCACCAGTCCATTGATCCTCCAGGTCTGTCTTCATGAAAACACCTTCTAGTAAACATCATtctgatcatgtgatgtttgcaacaggtccagtgagtaagaaTTAGTGGCATCTAATGTGTAGATTGTATTCTTACACATCAGAAAGCTATGGTGGCCCTCACATACCAGACAGGGAGGTGTTCCTGGTTTGCGTCGTAAGATtttgcttcaaaatgtgaaatgcatcctctggttgttttgtctgttcaggctgGTGTAGAAATGTTGGCACACAATGGAGGCCTCCAACCAGCCaagcccttgcctaaagtacatataatatattttaaatgctctttatctttactgtctttgatGCTGTAATGTGGGACAAATAAATGACtatcttatattatatttgcTCTTGTTTGAAACTGAGCAGGGAACAGTTTTCACTAAATAATTCCTGCCACCTTTTCACCTCCTCAGTACACAAGTGATACGACCATTATCCCATAAACAACCTGATGCTGTAGaagtgtaaatatttttttatatacaattgAATACCATACAACATTccaaaaataatagaaaattaAAGGTGAGAATTAATTAGTAGTTAGTTTTGGTTAGGATTAGGGACGAGGCTTTATTTctactgtccaaatgaatagacgTCAATGATGGGTCCTCACAAGTACAGCTGTACAAACGTGTTTCCTCTCCTGTCTGAGTGAGAGCATAGTGTGGGCTGGTTGTTGACTTGGCATGTAATACACACACCTTTGTAAGACCAGTTCAGTttcaaaaaatgaaacagaaaacaagtgaCTCAATCCTCCattgaatttgatttatttaaaaagaaaacaacaaccctgaatTATACAGAAAACCAAGGCTATAGAACAAACTAAacgtcacaaaacaaatacatacatcAAATACAGATGTCATGCAAGTGCAAGATAAATAGACAAAAGCTTTCATTCCTTTCACATCTACATTCACTTTATGGGTTGGAGGTCACATGTTGATGTCCATGCCAGAAGATACAGTTGTGAGTCGTGCTGGAGCTGTTAGGGTTGGAACCAGGACTGGAAGTGGACTGAGCTCGTCTGACTGTAggggtttttttatttctagaAATGACAAATAAGAGCAGAGCAAAACAATTAGACACATTCCAGCCGTGTGAGAAAGGTGTTACCTTATTGCCTCATGTTTTGTGTAACAAAGCTCAGCGTACTCTGACGATAGAGCTCAGACTCAGGTCTGTATGTTCACTCACATCATATCAAGCACGAGGTCTTGCACCGCTTTCTTGTCTGGGTTCAGACAGTAACGCCGGCCATTGTTGGTTGTGACACTGGAGAGAGGAGAAGTTCAGATGAAGGGATTTCATTTCACATAACAAATAAACTGATTATATAAATGAGTCAGACAGGTATAGACTAACTGATATTGTGAGCTGTTGTAGACATAATAGTTTCATTGAACATTGTTAAATGTTTCTTACACAATCTCCACTTTGTTACAGAACATGGTTGCCGGGTAGATCTGGATGTCCCTTTGTCGAGAATTTTTCATAATGGAATCCCTGACGCTCAGACACTGGCAGTTCTGCGCTGATTTACTGACTatagagaaaaacaaggaaaaaaacagatgtttaattacaattcatttttattcaaaatgatgAGATGAAAAGAGATAAAAACTTACGTTGTGCTTTAGAGATGCAGATCAGAACAGCCAGGAGCAGAAACACGTTGATGATGCCAGACATTTTTGGTTTCCTCTTTGATCAAGATGACGCCGGTGCTGCAGAACAAACTTGGTGTTTGTGGGTAAGAGGGCAGAAAGAACCTCTGTTAAGGTCAGTAAAGTGTGTTGACAAGAGAACTGTGAGGGGTAGAGGCAGATGGATCACCTTAAATACGTTATTCAGCGCAGCCTTCATCCTTCCTGTGATCAAGGGAATCAAGTGAAACTTCTGAAACCaccagaggaagaaaaaaataaaagcttatccactctagcaggcaaagctatttatcttttattctatttatctgtttattgttgtaattggtatcaaagcaccgttgcctttaaagtgcctttaaagTACATTGTCAAAGcccttttttgttatatattaccTTTGTGTGTGCCTTTGCATCTATCGATCATTAGAACCTGTACGATTTGTcagttttacaacctaacttcTAACTAATTGTCTACTTACAGACTAgtctaactgctgtttaactgcTGTCTAGCTACcgctaactgtgtgtgtgaaataaaccttcagaaagacagtcgagttgtgcccgccgtacttgttctggttgccCCTTCCAGAAGAGaatattgagctgaaaggatcggccagtaaaaatctggacacTCGCCTTTCCATCTAgctgttattattgttagataatattaagattttaaaaactatgtatatttcatacatttgttatatttattggtattagtaattattagtattttttttttttaagtagttAACCTGAATTGATCTTGTAATGACCACTTCTGATTTTGAGGTGATGTGTCGTCCCTCTTTGAGTCAGTGAGAGTTCTTGGTCACAAAAAGAGAAGATGCATGTCAAAGGCTTTCTGTGTAATGCACGTTTTATGCTTTAAAAGAGAGattcttcactcactcattcatcttctagcacttaatcctctacatgagggtcacaggggacACTGGTGCCCATCCCAACTGACATAAGGCGAAAGCCTGGGTACACTGTGGCCCTTCACTACAGCCTACATatgatgtttatgtttacattgtggAAAAAGAGTGTAAGAAGGTCCTTAAGGATCAGTCTTTTGGTTTGTGTACCCACTTTAAACATTAGTGTCTTACATAGAGCCccacaaaatgttgtttgtttcattaacacatctctatcatctggttgctttccggactctcttaaagaggccatagtgacccccctccttcaaaaacccacccttgacccatctgaagtaaataactacagacctgtctctcttcttccttttctctccaaaactctggagcgtgctatctttaatcaactctcctcctaccttcatcagaacaaccttcttgatcctcttcagtctggttttaaagcaggtcactcaaccgaaactgcacttcttgctgtcactgagcaactccacactgccagggctgcctctctctcctctgtgctcatcctcttggacctttctgcagcgtttgacacagttaaccaccagatccttacttcctcccttcaagaactaggtgtctcaggctctgcacgtACCCTACTCtagtcctatcttcaaaaccgaacatacagagtaacctggagaggatctgtgtcgaaaccctgtcctctagctactggggtccctcagggttctgtcttgggccctctcctcttctctctatacaccaactctcttggttctgttattctctctcatggtttttcctatcacagctacgccgatgacacccaactcattctctcttttcccagctccgacacacatgtagcagaacggatctccgcttgtctgaccgacatctctcagtggatgtctgaccatcacctgaaactcaatctcgacaagactgagtttctttttctcccaggaaagggctctcccaccacagatctaaccatcaccctcgacaactctgtggtagctccttctcacaccgcaaggaacctgggtgcgACACTTGAACACCATTTCTCCCTCACTGCCAGCATTgttgcaacagctcgatcttgcagatacatgttgcacaacatcagaaggataaggcctcttctaacccagaaggcggcacagattctggtccaggctcttgtcatctcacgcttggattactgcaactccttcctggctggtctccctgcttgtgccatacgacctctgcaactcatccagaatgcagcagctcgactggtcttcaacttaccaaaattctcccacactacaccgctcctccgctcccttcactggcttcctgtagctgctcgcatccgcttcaagaccctagtgcttgcgttccatgctacaaacggatccggtccatgatcaaaacctacaccccagcccgcccactccgctctgcatcggcaaaccggcttgctcccccctcactgagaggatcccagaggcattcgcagaactcgagactgttcactgtcctggctcccaaatggtggaacgagctccccatcaacacccggacagcggaaagcctcaaCATCTTCTGCCGCCttctaccttgactaagacgacggcgacaaaaaaaaacaaaaaaccaaaaaaaaaacgtatacatcgcacttatgactagcacttcatagtttggcttacttgaagctcttacttacttctagctcttatttgtacccaaatgtttaaatgcacttattgtaagtcgctttggataaaagcgtctgctaaatgacatgtaatgtaatgtaatgtaatgtaatgtttgtgttattttcatccGTTTTCAGTATAGTGTATTAAACTGTGTGTCTGAATTGGGATTCATTTGGATAATAAACATGTTGGGGTCATTTAGTTCAACTGAATTTGAGTTTTCCCTCATTATGAGGGAAAAAGAATGACAAATGAAACCTCTTTGATTTTGCTTATTGTGAAATCTTGTCTTGTTTGACATGTCattgttctgcttcactttttTCAATTTGGTTTGtagatgtgtatgtgtatgtgtgcgtgtgtgtgggctaTTCCATATTTGACAACACAAAGTGTAGGTGGTCGTGTTTGTGGTTAAAACCTTTTTAGTGAGAATCAGAGAAGGTGTGTGAGAgcatggaaaataaaagaacattttactgtgttgctgctggtgAAAATGGTTACTTAATATCGGCCTCATctcacagatttgttttcataatctgACATTAACACCATCTTTAGGTCCGAATACATCACAGGCCTGAAAGGAAACTCTTAGTTTGAGCCGAAAGCTTTGTCTGAATTTGAGTTTCACTTTGATATTCTGTTTCCTTTTTCTGGATGAAGTGAAATCCAACCACATTTTCCCACTGTTATATTTAGGAGTGATTATTTGTGCGTGTTCTGCATTTAAGTAAGAACTCTGGAAAATAAGTTAGAACTGAAAGAAGACTTCTGACTCGAAAGAGCCAGAGGTCTGGCCTGCACCAGTCCATTGATCCTCCAGGTCTGTCTTCATGAAAACACCTTCTAGTAAACATCATtctgatcatgtgatgtttgcaacaggtccagtgagtaagaaTTAGTGGCATCTAATGTGTAGATTGTATTCTTACACATCGGGAAGCTATGGTGGCCCTCACATACCAGACAGGGAGGTGTTCCTGGTTTGCGTCGTAAGACtttgcttcaaaatgtgaaatgcaggcccttgcctaaagtacatatattatattataaatgatctttatctttactgtctttgctgctgtactgtgggataaataaatgactatCTTATATTATAGAACAGGGTCATTTTAAGGCCATTAAAaccaaatgctttttttattttaaacacatttctaatCATATTTATGGGTagtaatattacatttctgcaaataaacGGCTTTGTGGAGGTGTAGGAGAATATAAGGATTGAGGATTATTTGAAATCATCCTATTTGTAGAAAGATGGATATAAACTTCTTCATTtacttcttctcttctccaaaGAAGAAGTTTTTCTTtggagttttctttttatttctttgcagcTTCACTGAACTGATTTCCAAATTCTTTTGAAAGCTCTCGGAAGCCAGACTGTGCTAAATTAAGACCTGGGGGGTTCTTCCGTGAAAATGGAGCAGAGTGACAGGGACTTTCATCACTTGCATCATCATGGCACAGCCAAAACAATGAAGGTCAGCTGATCGCAAGACCACACGTGACGTTTCCAGAGtggtcattttcacacacacactgcagcttattatttatattaaatccTTTGAGAATTTAGAGAACTCTAAACTCTCATTCTGACTGACGGACTACACTTAGCAAACTTGAATTTTTCACTGTTTTGCTTGACTTGAGGACTCACTCTCCAGCATAAGAACAACAAGTTCATTACATTTATGACCACAAGCAGATTTCatggaatttatttttttgtctttctgttgcCCTATAACTGTTGgggggtgtatgtgtgtgtgtgtgtgtgtgtgtgtgtgtgtgtgtgtgtgggtgggtgtggtgGATGTGGGTTTGGGTTTATGTGAGGGGATTACCAGCTctctttattaatttaaatttcCTTTTGTGGGCTCATCTCTCTACAAAAATGGCCAAGTGTGAGAATAAACCCACAGGAACTAATAGCGTCAGCGCCTCTTCCTCTGTAGACTTTAGGTATACACAGCCTGATGTGATTGCACTTCTCCTTTCCTTTTAAAAGTGACTCAAACCATCAGTAGACAGGCtatggtaaataataataaagaataatcACTGGTATGATAACTGTAAAAATATGTTAAACACACAGGGTTTGAGTTTCATAGTAAATGAAACGGCGTGAGGCTGTGATGTacaacaaatattaaatgtgcattttttttccagctgtaGTTAAACTATTTTAACTTCAGCCAGACTTTGAGTTACAATCCTCCTCTTACaataaatcacaatcacaatttttAGAGTTTGCTGTTTGCTCATGTGAATCATCTGAAATGTGAcctgacaaacaaaaaccctgcTTTTGTCACCCCATCTCATTCTTTTACAAATGACAATTAACACTTtaaacatttcaattaaaaagatTGTAAATTCACGTGTCTTAGTAATAACTACAGATTTAAATCTGAAACGTagtaaaggagaaataaaaagttTCATAAAAGGGAAATACACAAGTTAAGTACAAATAGCAACTTAAGTATAGTAAATACTCCTTCTAATACTGTGCTACTTCCTCCACAGAGCCACCATATCTCTCGTTTCTGCTCAAAGCAGGGACAGAAAATGATTGTTTCTTAACTCATAAAGAACTCAACATTGCAGGAGACTTTTCCACACACAAAGATAGATAgaacattattgttttgtgttgcatCGTGTTGGTCGTGAGGCCATACCTTAGTTTCACTTGTGTCGCTGTGGTTTTCTTTCTCCCCCACACGATTGAGCTCATACTTTCGTGTTAAATGTTTAGTGTTCAAGTTATTtgcaaatggaaaagaaaatagaaaaaaagaagtagtcAACCAAGTCTAAATAAAGTTATCACTTTTATCTAGCAGTCCTCAACAGTTCAATCAGTTGACAAGTATTTATATCgactgtttttcactttaattagAACATCCTGAATTTCAGATGTAAGTGTAGTATCACTAGCCTGTTGTATTACATACAGATAATCAACTAAGAATTTATCTTGGGGTGATTTACTTAATTAAAGGTTAAATTTCAAGTGACAGATTAACCagaattagattagattagaaagTCTACAGCAAAGTAGTTAAATGATGGTTAATAACATGGCAGAAAtagtttttatatttctatattcatattttgtatAGTTTTAGGGTTATAGTCGACTGCCACTTATCAGTTGAATGAGTGTCAACAATGGACCTAATCAGTTAATGAACATTTGTGAAAGAACAACTGTCCTGGAAAGTGaacaatatcattttaaatgaaatgatattgtacacaataatataaacaagatataataatgtaatataatataatgtaatataatatatgtacaaGATCATCTTATTGCCTTCTCTGTCTCCAGAGGGAACACAAGTCCCTCTGCCTGACCCCAGTGATCTCTGAGCAGACTTTGCCGATGCTATACAGACGGTTCTTATctttaatgaataaaacattaaactgaTGAAACAGATTTAAAGAGAATGTTGACTTCAAATCCTCTCCCAATCAAGTGAATTCTCTTTTGTTCACACTTCACAATAGACTTAGTGTTGGTGTCCAACTTAAGGTGGACACTGGATTACTAAGACTAAACAGTCTGGACGTTCATGTCTTTGCCACGTGTCACACTAGCTTTGCTGTGACACTGCTGTGTCTAAAATCAGGcgtcattcattttgtttttgatgcaCTGAGGTTGCGGTAATTATCAGCTCGTGCAGGACTGTGATGAGACCCTGAATCTGTGTCATCAGGAAACTAAAGAAACTGAAGATGTTCTCCGAAGAAGTGctacatctgtctgtgtgtgcaaaaCAAACCGAATATGGGGGACAACACGTGGTGAGCTGGGTCTTTCTCAGCGCGGatacacattatac contains these protein-coding regions:
- the LOC122778210 gene encoding C-X-C motif chemokine 10-like, with the protein product MSGIINVFLLLAVLICISKAQLSKSAQNCQCLSVRDSIMKNSRQRDIQIYPATMFCNKVEIVVTTNNGRRYCLNPDKKAVQDLVLDMINKKTPTVRRAQSTSSPGSNPNSSSTTHNCIFWHGHQHVTSNP